Part of the Zingiber officinale cultivar Zhangliang chromosome 6A, Zo_v1.1, whole genome shotgun sequence genome, TCTCAAAGTGTTCTTCCAAACCAGGTCTCTTCCTCAGCCCAATGCCTCCATGGCTGATAACTTTCTGGACAACTGTCGGGATCGCCCTATTGGTATGTCTAGTTGCTTGGACTTGGCAGATTCATCGATTGGTTACGAAGAAGAGACGATAATCATTTACATGTATTTTTTACCTTCCTTTTGCCTCTGTAAATACCTTGCATTTGTAAATGAACCAATTGCTGCTCAGACTGGAAACCAGTCTGGCAAGTAGAAGCTTTTTCTTTAAAACCATGTTTCATTGTTCTTGCTGCAGATTTCTTTGTGGGTGTACGTACCTCTTCTTTTGATACTTCGACctgattttttatttattcaattGAGTAATTGCAAGAGGAGTTTTATCAGAATGGAATTGAGTCATCACTTGTGACATCTCAATTGTCAATATTATTTCTATTGGTTTCTTGTACAGGATGGTAGCATCTTTCTTGCATGTGTCCCACGTTTTTCTGTTGGCGCTTGGTAATGGCGGAATCCTATTTTGTCTGTCGGTTGATGCATTGATGAAAAGAGTGAATTCTCCTGGTTAATGATTGTGGCATGTTCTTCAGCAGCATCCCCCGAAAAAGAAACACTACGGAGAATGCCCATCGGCAGCCATTGCAATAATGAAGGCAAAAAGAGCAGGGCTCCAGAATCCTGATAAATCAGTGTAGGAATTTGTTCTTCAAACGAGGTGGGTGACCTACCATGAGAATTAAGTGCACACTAATTTAAGCCGTAAGAAAACTTCACACTAGCTTAAAATGTGCCTTTAACTCGCAGTAGCAGGCACTGGATTCCCTGCTAAAAAATGATAAAACGTTTGTTTACTTAAACACACCAGCTATTCTATCTGCCCACCTGCTCGATTTTTTGGCTTATTATACAAAAAATCACAATCTACAAGATTCTGCACTCCATTAGAGTAGACATTGATTGCCTAGCAGTAAACGTGGCACACAGATTAACCACTGTGTTTCTAAAGCCATTAATACTTTGATGAAAGATCACAATGGTTACATCAGCTACATCACTCGTCAAAAGCATGGAAGATAAAGGTGAAGGGAAACATCACAATGATTTTAAAGATGAAACTTTGGCTGCATTTGACTAGAGAGAGTTCTAATAATGGTCAAGGAAGCAAAAAATGGAAGAGACTGGAAGATCCCTTCTCCGCTAGGTTTCTTGTAAGATTGGAGTTGCTAGCTAGGATATAGCGAGCTTTCGAGTTTAACAAGTCAAACTAATGCCCAAGAAAATTAAGCCCTTTATAGTATAAGAAAAGTGACTGGGATCAAGGAGGAAAGAAGGGAGGACGAGGATGAAGGCTGTGAGGAATCCTACCAGGCATGAACCAAGGAGAAGTGGCAATGCAATCATCATAGCCGCTATGCTTATTTCTCTCTGCATCCTCTCTCTCGTCAAGTCTCGCTATTGCTCTGCTCCATATGGTTTGTATTCGATGTTGATGATGTTTTCTTGAGCTTTAACCAATTACTGATTCTTTGTTCTAAAGAGAATGTTATTGTTCTTCCTCTTTCAGCAAAGCCACAGAGATTAGCTGAAGCAGAAGCTCATGAGGCTTCAGGAGCAGCCATGGAGAAGAGTGAGGAAGCTGCTCTAACTGGTAATTTGAAAGGAATTGGAAGAAAATATCGATcgtgttttatttttgtttctccTGAAGAGAGTAGAATTCATAGCTAAATTTAGGGGACTAAATTCATACTTGTTTTGTGCAGTGGATGAAGAACCAATCAGTGCAACACCTAAAGAAGTTGCTGCAGAAAGAGCCGCTTCGATGTCGAACAAGCCAATATGCTCCGAAACAAGCAAGAGATCTGATGTCTGCGAAGTAGAAGGCGATGCGAGATTGCAGGGAAGCTCGCAGATCATTTTCCTACCGCCTTCTCTGACAGATCGAGAATGGAAGACGAAGCCTTATTGTAGGAAGCACGACCCACCGGCGATGAGGAACGTCAAGGAATGGACTTTGAAGCCGTTCCCCGGCGATGCACCGCCGCCTCAGTGCAGCGTCAACCACACTGCTCCGGCGCTAGTCTTCTCTATCTCCGGATTCACCGGAAACCTCTTCCACGACTTCACCGACGTCCTCGTCCCCCTCTTCATCTCCGCCTACCAATTCCGCGGCGAGGTCCAGTTCGTCATCGCGGAGCACAAGTCGTGGTGGGTGAGCAAGTTTGCCCTAATTTTTAAGCAGCTCTCCAACTACGAAATCATCGACGCCGACAACGACGACCGCGGCACTATCCACTGCTTCCCGCGGGTAATCGTGGGATTAAGCTTCCACAAGGAGCTCAGCGCGGATCCGGCGAGGACGCCGACGGGGTACACGATGGCCGAATTTAAGTCGATGCTTCGGAAGGCTTACGGCCTCGAGCGGCCGAGAGCGGTGCCGACGGGGGACCAGTGGGATATCCGGAGGAAGCCGCGGCTGCTGATCATCACGCGGAAGAAAACTAGGGTTTTCCTGAACGAGCGAGGGATGACGGACATGGCGATGAGCCTAGGGTTCGACGTGCGCGTGGCGGAGCCGGGCATGAGCACCGACCTGTCCAAGTTCGCGCGGCTGGTGAACTCCGCCGACGTGATGATCGGCGTCCACGGCGCCGGGCTCACCAACATGGTGTTCCTCCCCGACGGCGCGGTGCTGATCCAGGTGGTGCCCTTCGGGGGACTGGACTGGCTCGCCAGGGAGACCTTCAAGGAGCCGGCGCCGGCGATGCGGCTCCACTACCTGGACTACCACATCAAACCGGAGGAGAGCACGATCAGCCAGCAGTACGCGGCGGACGACCCGGTGATCAAGGATCCCTACGCCGTGCACAAGCGAGGGTGGAACGAGATCAGCCGAATCTACCTAGAGAACCAGAACGTGAAGCCGCAACTCGGCCGGCTCAGAGAGACGCTGTTGGAAGCGCTCAAGCACCTGCCTCACGGCCGCCATGGAAGAACAGAGCATGATTAAACACGAACCGATTGATTTCTTTTCGTAAGAAAAATTCATAGTGTGTGACCAGATTGGAGTGTGTAAATTTCATAGTAATCTTTCAGAAACAGCTCATGATCATCCTTCTTCTGGACAGAGAGCTCGAAATTGATCATGTCTCGAGCACTATGCGTCGAAGCTTCCAAGGCAACGAAGACTAATCGTTGTGCATGACGGACTCGAAGAGTTTGGTGTCCAGGAGCTTTCAAAAGAGATGACAGACCAACGTCTCTTTTGGCCGCATGCTAATTAGCATCGAACGATGGGAAGTCGACAAGAAAAATCCATGCTTGCTCTTGGCCACGTGACGGATTGTGCAGTGCGGCAATTATTGTCCGTCCTGTCCTTGTGTACAATCTCTATCCGtttctaaattatatatcatacaaaattaatttataatatacTACTAAATAGTTAAGAATTAAAAGAATATATATCTGTCGAAAATTATTTCCGATTTTATCGTACTCTTTGATTAACGGAGCACCTCGGGACTTATGATTCTCTCTGCTAATTACTTAATGCGTGCTGATAATACTGAGAGAGGTGAAGCAGATCGGTAACCTTATTCAAtgaggaaataattttttttctgacGGTTGAAAATTAATCCTTTGATGACATCAAATAGTTGAGGCTGGCTGTTGTGGTTTGCCTacgtttgttttttattttttttctttcctttccttttcaATTTGCTCTTCTCGTGATTCAGCTTTGCAAATTGCAATTATGCAATAATGCAAATGGTACTATTGGCCAGTTTTTTATTGTTGTGGCAGTGTCCTATGGACGTTAAATTAAGGGAAAGTGATTCAGAAGAGAATACGAAGGGTCCACTCTGCGTGCTAATAAGTACGAGATCATATAGTAagactttgttttttttaaaaaaaaaaagttcttgATTTTCAGTTTTTTTTCACATGGTGCTAGAAGGAATATTTCTtttcactttctttctttttcattcttaaatacccaacgaatttttttttttttgcccctctcactttctttctttttctggCTTAAATACCCCAATCAAATAGTATTAATTTAAACATCTAATAATTTTAAACAttgcaaaattaaaaaataaagtcAAAATTAAAGTTCCTGATGCTTCTATGAACATCAATCTgatcttattt contains:
- the LOC121996949 gene encoding alpha-1,3-arabinosyltransferase XAT3-like, whose product is MKAVRNPTRHEPRRSGNAIIIAAMLISLCILSLVKSRYCSAPYAKPQRLAEAEAHEASGAAMEKSEEAALTVDEEPISATPKEVAAERAASMSNKPICSETSKRSDVCEVEGDARLQGSSQIIFLPPSLTDREWKTKPYCRKHDPPAMRNVKEWTLKPFPGDAPPPQCSVNHTAPALVFSISGFTGNLFHDFTDVLVPLFISAYQFRGEVQFVIAEHKSWWVSKFALIFKQLSNYEIIDADNDDRGTIHCFPRVIVGLSFHKELSADPARTPTGYTMAEFKSMLRKAYGLERPRAVPTGDQWDIRRKPRLLIITRKKTRVFLNERGMTDMAMSLGFDVRVAEPGMSTDLSKFARLVNSADVMIGVHGAGLTNMVFLPDGAVLIQVVPFGGLDWLARETFKEPAPAMRLHYLDYHIKPEESTISQQYAADDPVIKDPYAVHKRGWNEISRIYLENQNVKPQLGRLRETLLEALKHLPHGRHGRTEHD